The Salvelinus namaycush isolate Seneca chromosome 26, SaNama_1.0, whole genome shotgun sequence genomic sequence aaataggttcccctgtcttactctccgtcatgtttgggtgttgcttgtttttggAATATTTTTCGATAAATTTCTCTAGTCTTATgattttgttttgtgttgtttttaGATTGAAGGTTATTACCCACCAGATTGTGTAGTACTCATATTTAGTCTAACTTACcgatattgaatattacgtttttaTCTTGAGGTGGTCTACATACCTGCGTTCTGTCCGCAATCTTCCTTCTAGACAGGTAGATTCTGGgagcacttctgtatgttgtaaaagtgttacatggtcgctgcccatatcattgcatagtgcagaaaatacacgagagttcaggggcctttctttaacaaagttaagcattttcactgtagtgcctaaaacgtctttcaagctgtcaggcatccCCTTGACAGTAAGAgactcggtggatgctgcagtgtacccaagtggcgtcgggagcaactgcttgcatgcccgttatcactccactatgtctccctgtcatggcttttgtgccatcagttcagataccaacacatcttgaccaccaaagtccatttgatgtcacaaagctgtccagtactttaaaaatatcttctggtttccagtggtttgcaaaAGACGATGTCTTCCTTAATTAAACActcataaacgtaacggacatataccaggagctgtgccaggcccgccacgtctgttgactcatccagctataacacagaattcactggcttgtatacgaagcagtaattgtttcaaaacatctcctgccatgtcactgatgcgttgtgaaacagtgttgtttgatgaagtcattgtctgtatagttttttgggccttttcccccagcattgtcccagccatatccagagcagcaggaagaattaagtcctccacaatagtatggggcttgcctgtcctagccacttggTAGCTCACCTTATAAGAagttctagccccttcttattaatggtatctgttgcttttatacatgacTTACTACTCGAATGTCGTCTTATTTCTGACtccaaaaactcctgtggcttatttttgaAATTGGAATGTTTTTTTCCTAAATGTCTGCACAAGAGgtaaggtttcatcgagttgtgagatggTACTTTTGCACATGTAACACactggctgaggaaaggcactactcccaatatataaatgaaccccaaatcaatgtagttctcatcatatttgcaccgcttcgatggtccaacatccctgtctgttgttcgatgctttcccgggtaaggtgcagtagctctttggctgcatcagattcacaactgtcagtgtccatgctggctgggctaacaacaaatgtagaattactgatgctagcattggatgtgctcgtggaagcagaacaacttgtgtcgtcgacaggtgcaggtctagtactgctggtagtagcagtactaccagtagagcgggtatgtgtctctgtggatgcgggccttacttttttaacCATTAATCAATTTTCGAggaaacggaatgagcagcagctatgtttggctacatacggaccgttagtggaattcccgcgagagagtaacggttaatgtgattggatgttaattatttgactaggctacctgtatttgacattgtgttgttatttcgctgaacactagatggtttaatttaatttttggcagtgaaacgaggctactcaggcgagaaaaaaacctcacccaaatgtatagccccgttggaaaatataaatggactgtttgaattttgaaaaaaaaaaaaatgtaaatcacatttttatttggcgtaccccgaCGGCATTGAGCGTACCTCAGTTTGAGAATACCTGTGCTATAGGACTCATTGCAGCCAGCGGGTCAAATTAACGACTAAAATGAACAAGTCACTGAGAAAAACGAATCATGACTctcgagtcagtaaaaagagtcGTTCAAAAAGAACGTATCGTTTGCGAACTGCACATCACTACATGCAGTGCGCCTCACAAAGTGATTCCTCGTTATGAAATCATCAactttaaaacctgttgaggacagagggcgctgtttcgTGCccaatcgtgcccaatttaaacggcctcgtactcaattcttgctcgtacaatatgcatattattattactattggatagaaaacactctctcgtttctaaaaccgtttgaattatatctgtgagtaaaacagaactccttttgcagcaaacttcctgacaggaagtggaaaatctgaaatcgatgctctcttctaggggctgcctattaaagtccttgatatttattagtttagatgcacttcatacgtcttccactagatgtcgacaagcagtgagagaagaaattgagtgtgtaacttgatctgggctcgaataatagctcttggcatgacgtgtcaccagttttctggagagcgcgagaagggacctggatttgccttatgataagctgtcgttatggacgactaatatctctggctttgattttatttgatacatgtgacaatatcatcgtaaagtatgttttttcaatatagtttaatcagattattgaatttttttcgggagttttgccgtgttccgttctctgagtttgttgacgatggagagattcgcgccacttggcaagtgtgcttgctaaatcgagagggaaaaaggccgttctaaaaccaaacaacgattgttctggacaaaggaccccttgtacaacattctgatggaagatcagcaaaagaaggacccattttatgatgctatttcatatatctgtcgaacatgttgtactagtcgtttgcgcccagattttgggtactctctcgctatacctaagctggatgtcgtaatgaagttatttttagaattctaacacggcgattgcattaagaactagtgtatctatcatttcctatacaacatgtattttttagttatgtttatgaatagttatttggtcagaatatgtgtgtcagaaaaagtgtcagaaaaatatccggacgttgtgggaaaaagaagctacgttagcacaatgtataaccactgatttcagctctaaatatgcacattttcgaacaaaacataagtgtatgtataacctgatgttataggactgtcatctgatgaagcttatcaaggttagtcaaattatatatcttttgctggtttattcgctatcgctaacgtgcctattgctatcgctaacgtgccttgatgaatgaatgcggtagtgtggtaggctattgtagtaagctaatataatgctatattgtgttttcgctgtaaaacacttaaaaattcggaaatattggctggattcacaagatgtttgtctttaatttgctgtacaccatcgatttttcagaaatgttttatgatgagtatttaggtatttgacgttggtgtctgtaattactctggctgcttcggtcctatttgtgacggtagctgtgatggtagctgcaatgtaaaactgatttatacctcaaatatgcacatttttcgaacaaaacatagatttattgtataacatgttataagactgtcatctgatgaagttgtttcttggttagtttggttggttcttggttagttaggttggctttgtgcatgctacctgtgctgtgaaaaatgtctgtccttttttgtatttgctggtgagctaacataaatatatgtggtgtttttgctgtaaaacattttaaaaatcggacatgttgactggattcacaagatgtgtatctttcatttgctgtattggacttgttcatgtgtgaaagttaaatatttctaaaaaatatcttttgaatttcgcgctctgccttttcagtggaatgtgggaggagttccgctagtgGTTTTAATGTGTATATCTAAAAATGACCATATGCACTGATAGTTTAAAGCAAAACTATTACTGATGGTAAACCTGAACAATCAAAATAAAATCTATTGTAAGCCCCGTTCAGCATGTATAGCCAGATGAGAGTTGTCTCCGTTAGCTCACTTTTTATACCGGTAAAGCACCATTTTCAACAGTGCATAGATAACAATAACCTAGAAAATGACATGGGTTGTCACTCATCTAATGAAGCCTAATATTGCGCAAGACATTTTAGCATTTGAATGCTGAAGGTGCCGCGCAGTTGTGCAAGATCAGAAACAGGTCGACTACAtcagtttgactaggctactgatattcCCTAGGGTTGTTCGGCAGGCAAAATGAATTGTTGATCATTGactgtcaacacagttacatgctTAGTTTGACACTGAAGATGTCACAAAAGGTGAGATTTTTTTGGAAGGTAGAGAGAAAGTAATATGAGCAAAACCATGTTAGTGAATCTGCGATTTGTAACGTTTGAATACATTTTCTGATCGGCgcatgctacatttggatcgGTTTGGGACCGACGCAGTCATATCCTAAACATTTGAAACCGTTACATCcttactatatttcccttgacggagtgatgctgaatgtaaaaaatggctcaacttaccaCTCATATACTAGAGCAACTGTTTGTGGTCTTGTgggtggttatgtgtgtgtgtgtgtgtgcttgtgtgtaagGGTTGGATGTGTGGAGAGTCAGTGCAGATAGGCTCTAGGGTGCAAATAGTCACTAAGGTGCAGACTGAGAGACCGATAGGGTTAGCTGTTTTGCATTCTGATGGCCgggtggtagaagctgtctcggagcctgttgttCCGAggcactgttgtgtcgtcagcaaacttaatgatggtgtttgagtcatgcgtggccacgcagtcatgggtgtacagggagtacaggagggggctgagcacacacccctgggggccCCCATGTTGAAAGTCACCATGGGGGAGGTTGTTGTTGCCTATGCTCACTGCCTGGGGTCTGcgtgtcaggaagtccaggatccagttgcagagagtgGAGTTCAgcgatgagcttggaggggactatggtgttgaaagctgaacTGTAGTTGATGAActgtattctcacataggtattcctcttgtccaggtgggatcaaatcacttcatgatgacataagtgagtgctactgggcgattagtcatttaggcaggttacctttgtttGCTTGGATACAGGGACAATAGAGCTCGCCAGCATCTAGTCCTAAAACCaggaaatgagttacctctggttggTTCAGCCTTCCCTATGGGGAAAATGAATGAGGAAAGAATAGGGTTTTAGGATAAACGCCAAAAAAAGTTCTGAgattaacacaggcttaggagatcttctACGTTTTGTTCTGTGcgatatcagtcagttaacatgacctttatgaattatgaagcctttatgtgcttaTTTTTtcattacataaatgcttcaaaattcacaaaaagttgcactgatgaagatgatctcatagaacaaaacgtataagatctcctaagcctgtgtttaccacagaccttattttctgaGTTTATCCCAAAATCCTACGGAAACGCCATtcatttccccataggctttgtccaacgaaccttggcagagttagtgcctacaaaatgACGCCATTACTGTTTCTCTctatggtggacatcttgaagcatgtgggggaTCACAGACTGGGACAGGGAGACACATACGCAAGCTTGAGCTCACAAACACGCCTGtgcgtacagacacacacatcacaaacacacagactggtCTAGTCAGTTTTGTCTGTGTCTTTGTGGTTCTTTCACAGTTCGCAGAGAAGTTTGCTGAGTTTAAAGAGGCAGCTCGGTTAGCCAAGGAGAAATCCCAGGAGAAGATGGAACTCACCAGCACCCCTTCTCAGGTAATCCCAACAACACacacccctaatcctaaccccatCCTCATGGAGTCTTTGGACCAGGATAACCCTTCccttacatatttttttttaccggAAAACAATGGGAGTGAATGGACCTCAAATGATTTAAGTATCATAGGAAGTGATTGGAAACACCACCCTGCAAAAGCGTAAAGTCCCTTGGATGAGACGTTAAACTGATTCCTAATGGGAGTGTTCGTGGTCACCACTCCCATGGCAAGAGTAGTGTGTTCACTCCAGTTTCCTGGCTAAACTCCCAACCTGGTCACCTAACCACCCCCAGCTTTCAATTGGCTCATTCAACTCATCTCTTCTCCCCCGCAACTCTTTCCCAGGTCGCTGCAGTAAAAAAGAAAGTGCTCCCAGTACTTCCCAAAGTACCTCCCAAAGTACCTGTAAGAAAGAAGGTAAAATGAAATCAAAATCATTGTCATCTGACCCCAGTCTCAGATAACCCTCCTGCGTCGCCTCTTACCCCAGTCCAGCGTTGACACCTCCAACTACCACCCAACCCCAGGCTAACACACTCCAGCCCACCCCTTCAGGGGGTCTCCCCAGAATGTTGTCACAGCAGTATCTTCGAAAAatggatgtacagtatatatttaaACCGGAATTGAACAAGGTGTTGAATGTCACTGTTCCACTCTTTGGGGAGAACCCTGCCCTCCGCCGTGGATTAAcaacccctctcgctctctcccatcCTAATATCAGATTAACACCCAGATTAATTAACCCCTTCTCAGTCTCAGATGAACTCTCCTATCTCCCAATGTCAGATATTTATGCTCCCATAAAGTGATGTTTCAGGCTCCCTTAAAAACACATAGGCCTACTCACTTGAGAAAAAACAAAAACTCACTTGAAAAAAAACTAAAAGTAACATCACTTTCTGTGGAGTATAAATCATTTTTGCAGGTATTCtctccacattacatcagtctttTCTTTACCCAGCACATGAGAACATACAACAACAGTTTATGGGTATTTTTGTTCCTTTAACCTTCTGGTTTACGTCATTCCAGGAGTCAGCCACCGGCGACCTGCAGTCACCTTTGACCCCGGAGAGCATCAACGGCACTGATGACGAGAGGGGCACCACCCCCGAAACGCCGCAGTACCTCCCCGAGCCCCGTGCCGAGCCGTCTCAGAACCAACTGCCCTTCTCTCACAGGTAAGAACCAGGCTCTAAAACCGGGGCCAGGAGTAGGGTGCCAAGCCCAAAGAGAGTGCACCTTAGTGGGCAACGCATGTTCGGACAGTGGACGAAGGCTGAAGAAATGAACACATTCAGTTCTGTGGAAATGTTAAGCTAACACCAATTTAAATACAAAAACTGTCCTCTAATTCCCTCATTTAAAACTCCCTCATCTTCCTCTGTTACACGCTGAACAGACGCAGTACTCCACAGTGCTCCCATGTTCAGCCTGGTAATGGGGGGGTTTAACTGTCCACTGGGACCTCTCTTTAGAGTGATGGTTTAAAATGAAATTGGCACAGCAGCAGcactgcgtgcgtgcgtgcgtgcgtgcgtacgtgcgtgcgtgcggttcGCCCGGCCAGGCCTTGGATGTGTCTATTTATCCATCTCTTATTCATGTGGTCCCAGAGCCCCTGGACAGCAGTAAAGCATTACGTTAAAACACTGTGTGGCTCTGATTTTAATTATGAATTACTAAATGAATGGAAATGCATTTGGTCCCCCCAGCTCTCCATATTCACTATACGTGGTTCCCCTTATGTCACCTCTGCCCTCTGAGCTTGGTAATGCTGATGAACATGAAGTTGAACGTGTATAATTTGTACATTGCTGCTGGAATGATTTAGTATTCTACCCAAGAGTCAAATGATAGCATTTTTATTCTTCAGGAAGACAATTATGACGTTTTATCAGAGATGGAGTGTTAATCTTGTGGTCTTAAGACCACTCAAGACTACAAAAAAGCAGTCTTGGTCTTGTCCTGGTCTAAATAGTCTGGATCTTGGTCTCCGCTCATGGTCACCTAAACACTTCTGAAGTTTATggttggctgtctgtctgtctccagttcGTCCAGTATAAACAAGCACTGGGAGGCCGAGCTGGCAGCCCTGAAGGGCAACAATGCCAAGCTGACAGCAGCTCTGCTGGAGTCCACAGCCAATGTCAAACAGTGGAAACAACAACTGGCTGCTTAccaggaggaggcagagagactaCATACACGCGTAAGACTGACTAACTTTATAAAGGCGTAATAGAGAGAGAATACACAAATGGCTAAGATAAATAAACTATACAAACTAGTAAGAGAGGCTACACAAACAGGTAAGACTGAGTTTATAAACGGGTAAGAGAGCAGACCTGGTTTTCAATACATGTGTATTTGATTATCTGTTatttaaatacttattttctgtgtttttgaGTTTTTTTCAAATAATGTGGCCGAATCAGCTACTTGTATTGGAACTTTTTGAAAGTATTTTTAAATACCTCAGTTAAATGCATGCGAGTGTTTTTGAGTCAGTGTATTTGAGTCTTTTTAAATGCATGCcaatactttccaagtgtattttaaaatacattccaatattcaactacttgtcTTTACAAATAAAACATATCGGAATACTTACTTCGAAGTGTAATGTGAAAGTAATTGAGATAATagaatttgaacccaggtctgtaatAGAGAGAGACTACACAAACGGATCAGAATGGTTACAAAAAGAACATCAAAAAAACTGTATGATTACCCAGACTGTGTATGTCCTCAGGTGACAGAGCTGGAGTGTGTGAGTGGTCAGATGACCGTCATCAAATCCCAGAAGACTGAGCTCAACCAGACCATAGAAGAACTGGAGTCAGCATTAAAGTCCAAGGAGGAGGTAAGgcgtgtgtgcgcgcatgtgctTGTGGCATGTAAACTGCATTTGTGAGGGAGAACGCATACATGTAAGCCCTGTGTCTTTGAGCCattccagtatccctgcacattgtacattTGGTACTGACCCTATACAGTATATAGCTTACATTGTCCTTTTTTCTTTTCTTATCTCTTATTTCtcctgtttttttttgttaaacTATTTTGATATTGAATACTACACTGTTGGGAAGGGcttgcaagttaagcatttcactatacttgtgcatgtgacaaataaaacttgaaacaTGTAAATGTATCTTTTTCCTCCCTGCAGGAACTGGAGAGGCTGAAAGAGGAAGTGGAGAGTGCCAATGAGTTCCAGACTCAAAAGGAATCACTAACACAGAAACTACAGGCGAGACTAATGAACACACCGCACTGGGCCTTACACACCTGTtctctttcagtcagtcaacttcggtacaacataatATGGGCACTCTCGTGACTTCGGTTGAAGGATCTAAAATCACacctgacaaggccaatgaaatcTGCGCCTtgctggaagccccgccttccacaggagAGAAGCTTGAGGCTCAGATTCATTGATTCAATTATTCCTCTCTTCACCTCGGTGTGAACAGGAACGATTCACGCTACTAAAACAAACATTTGGAACACGAGACTGTCTTATGTTGCACTAACTAAACTGTCCCTTAGCGGGAGAGTGTGCTCACCCCCTGGATAATGGTGGGAGAAAGTTACATATCGGGAAATTCTTTTTGACGATATATCGTATAGTTTTGACAATATTGCAATATCATTTTTGTGCttgttggctgtacctgcacaaCAACTTCagcatagcttgttctccatctttttaaatGGGAAACCAATTTGTtttagcacttttatttccatgactgatcaaaaacaaaatctcatggctctctcttctccctctgcagcagacatacagtgccttcagaaagtagtcatagGCTTTGACtgtattttcaagtagatttaactCAAAACTgcaactcggccactcaggaacattcaccgtcttcttggtaagcaactccaatgtgttttgtcctgctgaaaggtgaattcatctcccactgtctggtggaaagcagactgaactagattttcctctatgattttgcctgtgcttagctccattccatttctttattATCCTGATAGTCTCCcctgtccttaacgattacaagcatacccataacatgattcagctaccgctatgcttgaaaatatggagagtggtactcagtaatgtgttgtgttggatttgccccaaacataacactttttattcaggacaaaaagtaaattgctttgccaaattttttggagtattactttagtgccttgttgcagaCAGGAAGCAGGTTTTGGAGAAAAATacatattctgtacaggcttccttcttttcactctgtcaatttggttagtattgtggagtaaatacaatgttgttgatcctcaGTTTCTCttattacagccattaaactctataactgttttaaagcccccattgtcctcatggtgaactccctgagcggtttccttcctctccggcagctgagttaggaaggacgcctgtatctttgtattgactgggtgtattgatacaccatccaaagggtaattaataacttcaccaagctcaaatggatattcaatgtctgtttaaaaaaaaaaaaatgtacccaCCCTTCTTTGagaggtattggaaaacctcccttagCTACGTATACTAAATAAGAGAGCTACCCAAGCAATTCCACTGTTAGATgggcaatttttttttaaatcagacattgaatatccctttgagcattgtgaagttattaattacactttggatggtgtatcaatacaccgtcactacaaagacacagaggtccttcctaactcagttgccgaagaggaaggaacccagtcagggatttcaccatgacgccactggggactttaaaacagttacagagcttattggctgtgataggagaaaactgaggattgccaacaacattgtatttactccacaatactaacctaaatgacagagggaaaagaaggaagcctgtacagaatacaaatattttaaaacatgcatcctgtttgcaacaaggtactaaagtaataaCGTTTTGTCTTGAAAACTAAGTGTTATGTTAGTGGCAAATCCAATTACGGAATACTACTCtcaatattttcaagcatagtggtggctgcatcatgttatgggtatgcttgtaatcattaaggactggggagttttcaggataaaaaaagaaatggagctaagcaagggcaaaatcctagaggaaaacctggttgtctgctttccaccagacactgtgaGATTAATATCCCCCCAAAAGACTGGACTTGCTTACCAAGAAGGCAGTAAATgtggcagagttacagttttgacttaaatctacttaaatctattgcaagacctgaaaatggttgtctagcaatgatcaacaaccaatttgacagagctagaAAAATGTTGAAAAGAGTAATGGGCAAaggttgcacaatccaggtgtggaaagctcttagaaagCTTTTAGAAACGTACCCAGAaatattcacagctgtaatcgctgccaggtatcgacttaggggtgtgaatacttacagtaccagtcataagtttggacacacttactcattcaagggtttttctttattattactattttctacattgtagaataatagtgaagacatcaaaactatgaaataacgcatatggaatcatgtagtaaccaaataagtgttatatcaaaatatattttacatttcctTGAACCAgcatcaaccagcttcacctggaatgcttttccaacagtcttgaatgagttcccacatatgctgagcacttgttggctgcttttccttcactctgtggtacaactcatcccaaaccctctcaattgggttgatgtcggatgattgtggaggccaggtcatctgatgcagcactccttcactctccttcttggtcaaatagcccttacacagcttggagctATGGGACATTGATGGAATAATCTCCTAACCCATGGAAAACTGAACACATGAATGTTCTAGCAATGTTTTCCTGAAACAAGCCTAGAACATTCATAtcttatgttctgagaacattgcaaccagatgggatggcttatcgctgcagaatgctgtggtagccatgctggttaagtgtgccttgaattataaatacagttgaagtcggaggtttacatacacttaggttggagtcattaaaacttgtttttcaaacactccacaaatgttttgttaacaaactatagttttggcaagtcagttaggacatctactttgtgcatgacacaagtaatttttccaacaattgtttacagacagattatttcacttataattcactgtatcacaattccagtgggtcagaagtttacgtacactaagttgactgtgcctttaaacagcttggaaaattccagaaaattatttcatggctttaggatcttctgataggctaattgacataatttgagtcaattggaggtgtacctgtggatgtatttcaaggcctaccttcaaactcagtgcctctttgcttgacatcatcggaaaatcaaaagaaatcagccaagacctaagaaaaaaattgtagacctccacaagtctggttcatccttgggagcaaattccaaacgcctgaaggtaccacgttcatctgtacaaacaatagtacgcaagtataaacaccatgggaccacgcagccgtcataccgctcaggaatgagacgcattctgtctcaaagagatgaacgtactttggtgcgagaagtgcaaatcaatcccagaacaacagcaaaggaccttgtgaagatgctggaggaagcaggtacaaaagtatctatacagtaaaacgagtcctatatcgacatagcctgaaaggccgctcagcaaggatgaagccactgctccaaaaccaccataaaaaagccagactacggtttgcaactgcacatggggacaagatcgtactttttggagaaatgtcctctggtttgatggggaaaaaatagaactgtttggccataatgactacggtttgctgtttggccataatgaccattgttatgtttggaggaaaaagggggaggttgcaagccgaagaacaccatcccaaccgtgaagcatgggggtggcagcttcatgttgtgggggtgctttgctgcaggagggactggtgcacttcacaaaatagatggcatcatgagggaggacaattatgtggatatattgaagcaacatctcaagacatcagtcaggaagttaaagcttggtcacaaatgggtcttccaaatggacaatgactgtgtgcgagcaaggaggcctacaaacctgactcagttacaccagctctgtcagg encodes the following:
- the LOC120021875 gene encoding homer protein homolog 1-like, producing the protein MASAVRCRRVEQPIFSTRAHVFQIDPTTKKNWVPTSKHAVTVSYFYDSTRNVYRIISLDGSKAIINSTITPNMTFTKTSQKFGQWADSRANTVYGLGFSSENNLLKFAEKFAEFKEAARLAKEKSQEKMELTSTPSQESATGDLQSPLTPESINGTDDERGTTPETPQYLPEPRAEPSQNQLPFSHSSSSINKHWEAELAALKGNNAKLTAALLESTANVKQWKQQLAAYQEEAERLHTRVTELECVSGQMTVIKSQKTELNQTIEELESALKSKEEELERLKEEVESANEFQTQKESLTQKLQETEERNQTLEAQLVEIEQRLEGSQLERDAFRKSLRTLLELLDGKIFELTELRDSLARLIEGSSS